Part of the Chelmon rostratus isolate fCheRos1 chromosome 10, fCheRos1.pri, whole genome shotgun sequence genome is shown below.
CGCTCATACCTTAATATGACATTTACACGTCAGGGATTCTACATAAAAAGAACACTTACTGTGTGCATTCAGCTGTCTTGCCTTTGCTTTGGTAATCCATTATACATTGTATTAAATGGTGATTTTCATCCAGCATCTTTAGGAGACAACAAAACAGCCTTCAGTTATCTCAAGTCACAGTGCATGGTAAATTATACGCTGAAATATGGCCCATTAAGACATTGCAGTGATGTTGCCCTGGATTCTCAGAACTTCAACCAGCCCGAGAAAACATTTCTgggtcacttttttttcttttttcttgtcataATGGAGGcaaatgaaacagcagcttctcGCAGTCTTTAATTAGGACACCGTCCCTGTCTTGAGGATGAAGAGCGCGTTTAAAGCAGAACCATCCGCGCAGACGGTTCAGTCGAggataaaagcagcagcagcagtgtggggAGCATGCATGGGGCTCAGGGTCGTCCTGTGTCTCTCAGTTACCCTCCATCCTGCCACTATCATGCCTTTCTCAACTGATGCTCATGTATGTGTCTGCAACAAAGCGTTTGACCACAATACCATTAAAACCTAATGAGACGCTGCCTGGCAGGGAACTCGCACCTGCAACCCATAAAAACAGCGAAGGGGTCGCGCTTTAAAAATCTTGGAAACAACTCGCACAATCTAAAGCTGATAAATGacactattaaaaaaaaaacacgcatCATTTGTGAGGAAAGAGCAGCGAGAACAACAGCACCCCGGCGCAGCTGCAGCCAGCGCTGAGCCCGTGAAGCATCACCGTCTCGGCTTTGTTTGGTTCGCACCTTCAGCTGACTGTAACGTTACCAGTTGCCATTTCTTCTGACATCCACCACGGGCGACTTTCTCCGCACTAACGGCGGACACGCACACTCCCATCCAGACCGGAATATTCAGCCACAAGCGCCGCGACGCGTCAACAATTTTTTACCTTTTGAATGGTTTGCTGTGTCACCTCCCCTTTACTCCTGGGGCGCGCCGATGAAAACGCCACCGACATTTTGTCATATGGGAAATAAAAGCGCTTCTTTTATTCTAATATTTATTATCTTGAGCGCAGCCCTCTGTTTGGCTGTATAGTTTGTCCATTGCCAAGAAATAGGGGGTAATGACAAAGACGTCTCTCTGTCATCAAGAACGGAAAATTAGAAAACTCTGGATTTTTCTGGATGTAATTAAACACATCGTTGTGCCGAATGAGTTATTTATGGTCCGTGCGCAAAAAATGACACAGATACTAAACTGTTAGACAATAAGAGAAAATCCCTCTCCCTCAGTGTTTGGTACAACCCGGACAGTGAGTAGCCTACCTCTTTCCCTCACTGTAGACGGGGTATCCTTTGATTCATCAGAGCCAATCAGTCCACATTGTGCGCGTCACTCGCAATTGTGTAGAGCGGTTTTAAAAGTTGCTTCTTGCACCTTCAGAAACATTTGAATGGCACATTATGGCACTACAGCCTCATGTCTGCATTTGATACAGTGTCACCATGCATCTGACATCTGCAAAGCATTTTCCTCCTCAGGTTAAAAGGGATGTCTGCACAGTTTGAATATGAAGTGTTTGCTGCCTGTGATACTGTAGCCTGCGTTACTGGATAACATTTATGGCatgttaaattaaatcaaacaaaaactgatatTGCGCCCGAATAAGGATCAGCAAACACTTGTCACTGACTAATATGAGGGCAATATAATGAGGTACAGAGCAGAGTTGAGCGCATCAgcaatttccattttattttacattagtCACACTCGTCGCTTCAATATGACAGAATAAAGCAATGTGAAATCTTTAGCCTTTAAACACGTTCAAGTTCAGTTCATGTTGATAGTTTACAAGATTTgttaattaaataaacatgcaaattaGGAGTGCAACCAAAAGGTAAAGCCAGATActttaaatatgaaacaaatacatttcaggAGTGAAACTTTCCCaagtaacagaaaataaaaaaaaacttaaacatTCACTTCCATctccactgaaaaacaaacagaaaatctggCAAACATGAGGGGGAAAACATTCTAGTCACATACAGTAAGCCATGCATCCATATTCAAAATGGAGCCAAATGTGGGGGgaggacaaataaaaacacaatcatGACAATATGAAAGCAGAATAACTGCctgagggagaaaaaacaagaaaagatgCTTCTTCATACGGTGCCAACAGAGCTGCTTTGGCTCATCCTAATGGGCAACACAGTCCCATCTGTTACACAGAAAGGAAACAATCACTGGAGGATGGGGTTGCTTCAGTGCCTTGGTATCAAACTCTGACCTTTACAGCTGTCCACTCCTGGTTCTGTACGAGGACAGGGTCTGAGCGTTGCCCAACCCTCTTCGTCTAGTATATCCACCTCTGAAGCCTTGGCCCCTCAGGAACCGTCCTGGCACCCCAAAAGTCTCCAGATTGCGCTTTCGCTCCTCTGCCCACGTGAGtctgaaacaaacagaggcCCAAGCCTGTAGCTCTACGCACAGGAGACACAAGTGTTTGAATACTGAAGATAAAAAAGGCCTCTAGTTCACCTGAACTTCTTATCAGACGAGATGTTGTCAAAGAAAGACTTTGCTCTGTCGTAGTAGAATTTCGGTCCGGTATGATCATTGTCTGCAGTCGAGTGCagttcctctttttctctctcttccacctcATGATTTCcatctgcagacagaaatgtgtaCTGTAAGAAGCCTGGGAGACAAATCTAGGTGagaatgtgtttaaaaaaaggcagattCACTCATTTTCAACTCGTGCGTTCATCTAGCCACCATCCGAAATCCGACAATGGATAATGAAATCTGATAATAAGCAGTATGAAAACCAGTCTGACTTAACTTTGCCTGATTTCAAGTTTGCTTCTGCTTAAATTGAAAGCACCTGTGCCAAATGGGCCACAAATTTTGCACATGCGTgtggaaaagagacaaaacataTGAGAAATCATGAAAGAGCTGTAAGCACTGCCGCTATGGTGACCAAATCCTGGTGCATGAATCAGTCTGTCTTGCTCCTGCTGAGCCAATACCTACAATTTAGGGGATTTAGAGATTACCTGCATAAACTTCATGAGATGGTGAAAGTTTAAAGTGACAGTTTGATCCTTTAAGAACAATTCTGTGTCAGAAAGCAGAGGATGGGGATCTAGTAGTGCATTTGCGGTCCCTTGAGCTGAGGAACCAACCTTTCACATTCGTCCTGTCCTgcacctccagctccagctcctccttgATAAACTGCGCATTTGACGAATCAAAATCAAAGTCTGTGTCAAACTTCAGGGTGGCAGATGGAGCACTAGCCACCATCAGCTGGCCCCTTCCACGGTTCCGGCGCCTCCGAGCTCCTagaattcattaaaaacaaatgcactgaaaGCTGACAGgactttgttttgttatttttgtacaGAACAGTCAGATTTTCACTGTTACAAACCCGTCTGTTTTAAAATTACCTTGTCTTCTTCTGGGCGGTGGCCTGTTTTCAGAATTCTGCTGCCAAATTTCCTGCTGTAAAGCGGGCATACTTGGGCCTGACttcacttaaaataaaataaaaacatttacactCACTTTTAAAATTGCTCTCGGtttgcacagacatgcagaatTCCCTGAAACCCACAACAGAGTTGTGAAAGTTTTCAGGGCTCTCAAACAATTCAAGCTTTTCACCACTAGCTCActgagacattttattttgcctttCATCGCTGAAATTTTAAATGCTTACTGGTGGCTCCAGCGCCCCTTCTCATCTGGACACTCTCTCCTCTGGTCCTCTGGGGCCTCCTTCTCTCCCAccgctgctcctgctcctgcgATACAGCCGAACCTCTCCTCTGCCAAGATCTTTGCACATTGAGGGTTTGCACAGCCTTTTCCACCATGGGGC
Proteins encoded:
- the LOC121613255 gene encoding protein LSM14 homolog B-like gives rise to the protein MSSAKPYIGCKIGLISKAQNRYEGILYTIDKVNSTVVLAKVKCFGTEGRPTDRPTPPKDDIYEYITFRGSDIKDITLCELPRSHHGLPPDPAIVQSSSAGPSGVYSARGPFSPLRMPAYNQLAASSLLNQQYAAALGLGPVLPGLHVRRGPMVEKAVQTLNVQRSWQRRGSAVSQEQEQRWERRRPQRTRGESVQMRRGAGATMKSGPSMPALQQEIWQQNSENRPPPRRRQGARRRRNRGRGQLMVASAPSATLKFDTDFDFDSSNAQFIKEELELEVQDRTNVKDGNHEVEEREKEELHSTADNDHTGPKFYYDRAKSFFDNISSDKKFRLTWAEERKRNLETFGVPGRFLRGQGFRGGYTRRRGLGNAQTLSSYRTRSGQL